From Cannabis sativa cultivar Pink pepper isolate KNU-18-1 chromosome 8, ASM2916894v1, whole genome shotgun sequence, a single genomic window includes:
- the LOC115700695 gene encoding probable plastidic glucose transporter 1 isoform X1, translated as MPPPVAALLYHPVGPVPTRTGPTSQQDRNHFLISLRETGAVHFRTRFPLRFGHLTVSAEKKQFPELRTRKSGFVKVADSEIFSVEKDDGENSGSEVGWLPSFPHVLVASMSNFLFGYHIGVMNGPIVSVARELGFEGNTILEGLVVSIFIAGAFLGSACSASIIDKLGCRRTFQLVTIPLILGALISAQAHSLYEVLWGRFLVGLGIGVNTVLVPIYISEVAPTKYRGSLGSICQVGTCFGIISSLFLGLPSENDPHWWRTLLYFASIPGFVLVFGMQFAVDSPRWLCKVGRKDEAKIVIQNLWGESEVERAISDFEAVIKDDDVNSNWLELLEEPHSRVAVIGASLFVLQQFSGINGVLYFSSLTFQDVGISSSASASLLVGITNFIGSMLVSYLVDKQGRQKLLVGSYGGMAVSMFLVATAITFPVEEQLGHNLSILGTLLYIFSFALGAGPITGLIIPELSSNRTRGKVMGFSFSVHWICNFLVGLFFLDLVEKFGVAPVYATFGGVSLLAAIFASYFIVETKGRSLEEIEMSLNPNFAARDDE; from the exons ATGCCGCCACCAGTAGCTGCGCTTCTTTACCACCCCGTCGGTCCGGTACCGACCAGAACCGGTCCGACATCTCAACAGGACCGGAATCATTTCCTTATCTCTCTTCGAGAAACTGGCGCTGTTCATTTCCGGACCCGGTTTCCTTTACGGTTCGGCCACCTTACAGTCTCCGCCGAGAAGAAGCAGTTTCCCGAGTTACGGACTCGGAAATCAG GGTTTGTGAAAGTTGCAGATAGTGAAATTTTTTCAGTCGAAAAAGATGATGGAGAAAATTCAGGATCAGAGGTGGGATGGTTACCTTCTTTTCCTCACGTGTTGGTTGCTTCCATGTCCAATTTTCTCTTTGGTTATCACATTGG aGTGATGAACGGCCCCATTGTTTCTGTTGCGAGAGAACTTGGTTTTGAAGGGAACACAATTCTGGAAGGACTTGTTGTGAGTATATTCATAGCTGGTGCTTTTCTTGGAAGTGCATGCTCTGCCTCAATAATTGATAAACTTGGGTGCCGCCGGACCTTTCAACTTGTTACCATCCCTTTGATTCTTGGCGCGTTAATAAG TGCACAAGCTCATTCCTTGTATGAAGTCCTCTGGGGGAGATTTCTTGTTGGCCTTGGGATAGGTGTAAACACGGTTCTCGTTCCAATTTATATCTCAGAG GTAGCTCCAACGAAATATCGGGGTTCACTTGGCAGTATATGTCAAGTTGGAACGTGCTTTGGTATTATTTCATCACTATTTCTGGGCCTTCCCTCTGAAAATGATCCACATTG GTGGAGGACACTGCTTTACTTTGCAAGTATCCCTGGATTTGTTCTTGTATTTGGTATGCAGTTTGCTGTTGATAGTCCCCGCTGGCTATGTAAA GTTGGGAGAAAGGATGAAGCTAAAATCGTTATCCAGAACCTTTGGGGAGAATCTGAAGTGGAAAGAGCAATTAGTGATTTTGAAGCAGTTATTAAAGATGATGATGTGAACAGCAATTGGTTGGAACTCTTAGAAGAGCCACATTCTAGAG TTGCGGTTATTGGAGCTTCTCTTTTTGTACTTCAACAGTTTTCTGGTATAAACGGAGTTCTTTACTTTTCATCATTGACCTTTCAAGATGTTGGAATTTCAAGTAGCGCTTCTGCAAGCTTACTGGTTGGAATTACCAATTTTATAG GATCCATGCTTGTTTCTTACTTAGTTGATAAGCAAGGGAGACAGAAGCTCTTGGTTGGAAGCTATGGAGGAATG GCTGTTTCTATGTTCCTAGTGGCCACTGCAATCACTTTTCCAGTTGAAGAACAACTTGGTCACAATTTATCAATACTGGGAACTCTTTT GTATATATTCTCCTTTGCATTAGGAGCAGGCCCAATTACTGGTCTGATCATACCAGAGCTTAGCAGCAACAGAACACGTGGGAAGGTTATGGGATTTAGTTTTTCTGTTCATTGG atttgtaattttttggtgGGTCTATTTTTTCTGGATCTGGTGGAGAAATTTGGTGTTGCTCCCGTGTATGCTACTTTTGGTGGAGTTTCCTTGTTGGCAGCAATATTTGCAAGTTATTTCATAGTGGAAACGAAAGGCCGCTCCCTTGAAGAAATTGAAATGTCCTTAAACCCCAACTTTGCTGCTAGAGATGATGAGTAA
- the LOC115700695 gene encoding probable plastidic glucose transporter 1 isoform X2 gives MPPPVAALLYHPVGPVPTRTGPTSQQDRNHFLISLRETGAVHFRTRFPLRFGHLTVSAEKKQFPELRTRKSVADSEIFSVEKDDGENSGSEVGWLPSFPHVLVASMSNFLFGYHIGVMNGPIVSVARELGFEGNTILEGLVVSIFIAGAFLGSACSASIIDKLGCRRTFQLVTIPLILGALISAQAHSLYEVLWGRFLVGLGIGVNTVLVPIYISEVAPTKYRGSLGSICQVGTCFGIISSLFLGLPSENDPHWWRTLLYFASIPGFVLVFGMQFAVDSPRWLCKVGRKDEAKIVIQNLWGESEVERAISDFEAVIKDDDVNSNWLELLEEPHSRVAVIGASLFVLQQFSGINGVLYFSSLTFQDVGISSSASASLLVGITNFIGSMLVSYLVDKQGRQKLLVGSYGGMAVSMFLVATAITFPVEEQLGHNLSILGTLLYIFSFALGAGPITGLIIPELSSNRTRGKVMGFSFSVHWICNFLVGLFFLDLVEKFGVAPVYATFGGVSLLAAIFASYFIVETKGRSLEEIEMSLNPNFAARDDE, from the exons ATGCCGCCACCAGTAGCTGCGCTTCTTTACCACCCCGTCGGTCCGGTACCGACCAGAACCGGTCCGACATCTCAACAGGACCGGAATCATTTCCTTATCTCTCTTCGAGAAACTGGCGCTGTTCATTTCCGGACCCGGTTTCCTTTACGGTTCGGCCACCTTACAGTCTCCGCCGAGAAGAAGCAGTTTCCCGAGTTACGGACTCGGAAATCAG TTGCAGATAGTGAAATTTTTTCAGTCGAAAAAGATGATGGAGAAAATTCAGGATCAGAGGTGGGATGGTTACCTTCTTTTCCTCACGTGTTGGTTGCTTCCATGTCCAATTTTCTCTTTGGTTATCACATTGG aGTGATGAACGGCCCCATTGTTTCTGTTGCGAGAGAACTTGGTTTTGAAGGGAACACAATTCTGGAAGGACTTGTTGTGAGTATATTCATAGCTGGTGCTTTTCTTGGAAGTGCATGCTCTGCCTCAATAATTGATAAACTTGGGTGCCGCCGGACCTTTCAACTTGTTACCATCCCTTTGATTCTTGGCGCGTTAATAAG TGCACAAGCTCATTCCTTGTATGAAGTCCTCTGGGGGAGATTTCTTGTTGGCCTTGGGATAGGTGTAAACACGGTTCTCGTTCCAATTTATATCTCAGAG GTAGCTCCAACGAAATATCGGGGTTCACTTGGCAGTATATGTCAAGTTGGAACGTGCTTTGGTATTATTTCATCACTATTTCTGGGCCTTCCCTCTGAAAATGATCCACATTG GTGGAGGACACTGCTTTACTTTGCAAGTATCCCTGGATTTGTTCTTGTATTTGGTATGCAGTTTGCTGTTGATAGTCCCCGCTGGCTATGTAAA GTTGGGAGAAAGGATGAAGCTAAAATCGTTATCCAGAACCTTTGGGGAGAATCTGAAGTGGAAAGAGCAATTAGTGATTTTGAAGCAGTTATTAAAGATGATGATGTGAACAGCAATTGGTTGGAACTCTTAGAAGAGCCACATTCTAGAG TTGCGGTTATTGGAGCTTCTCTTTTTGTACTTCAACAGTTTTCTGGTATAAACGGAGTTCTTTACTTTTCATCATTGACCTTTCAAGATGTTGGAATTTCAAGTAGCGCTTCTGCAAGCTTACTGGTTGGAATTACCAATTTTATAG GATCCATGCTTGTTTCTTACTTAGTTGATAAGCAAGGGAGACAGAAGCTCTTGGTTGGAAGCTATGGAGGAATG GCTGTTTCTATGTTCCTAGTGGCCACTGCAATCACTTTTCCAGTTGAAGAACAACTTGGTCACAATTTATCAATACTGGGAACTCTTTT GTATATATTCTCCTTTGCATTAGGAGCAGGCCCAATTACTGGTCTGATCATACCAGAGCTTAGCAGCAACAGAACACGTGGGAAGGTTATGGGATTTAGTTTTTCTGTTCATTGG atttgtaattttttggtgGGTCTATTTTTTCTGGATCTGGTGGAGAAATTTGGTGTTGCTCCCGTGTATGCTACTTTTGGTGGAGTTTCCTTGTTGGCAGCAATATTTGCAAGTTATTTCATAGTGGAAACGAAAGGCCGCTCCCTTGAAGAAATTGAAATGTCCTTAAACCCCAACTTTGCTGCTAGAGATGATGAGTAA
- the LOC115700695 gene encoding probable plastidic glucose transporter 1 isoform X4, whose product MPPPVAALLYHPVGPVPTRTGPTSQQDRNHFLISLRETGAVHFRTRFPLRFGHLTVSAEKKQFPELRTRKSVEKDDGENSGSEVGWLPSFPHVLVASMSNFLFGYHIGVMNGPIVSVARELGFEGNTILEGLVVSIFIAGAFLGSACSASIIDKLGCRRTFQLVTIPLILGALISAQAHSLYEVLWGRFLVGLGIGVNTVLVPIYISEVAPTKYRGSLGSICQVGTCFGIISSLFLGLPSENDPHWWRTLLYFASIPGFVLVFGMQFAVDSPRWLCKVGRKDEAKIVIQNLWGESEVERAISDFEAVIKDDDVNSNWLELLEEPHSRVAVIGASLFVLQQFSGINGVLYFSSLTFQDVGISSSASASLLVGITNFIGSMLVSYLVDKQGRQKLLVGSYGGMAVSMFLVATAITFPVEEQLGHNLSILGTLLYIFSFALGAGPITGLIIPELSSNRTRGKVMGFSFSVHWICNFLVGLFFLDLVEKFGVAPVYATFGGVSLLAAIFASYFIVETKGRSLEEIEMSLNPNFAARDDE is encoded by the exons ATGCCGCCACCAGTAGCTGCGCTTCTTTACCACCCCGTCGGTCCGGTACCGACCAGAACCGGTCCGACATCTCAACAGGACCGGAATCATTTCCTTATCTCTCTTCGAGAAACTGGCGCTGTTCATTTCCGGACCCGGTTTCCTTTACGGTTCGGCCACCTTACAGTCTCCGCCGAGAAGAAGCAGTTTCCCGAGTTACGGACTCGGAAATCAG TCGAAAAAGATGATGGAGAAAATTCAGGATCAGAGGTGGGATGGTTACCTTCTTTTCCTCACGTGTTGGTTGCTTCCATGTCCAATTTTCTCTTTGGTTATCACATTGG aGTGATGAACGGCCCCATTGTTTCTGTTGCGAGAGAACTTGGTTTTGAAGGGAACACAATTCTGGAAGGACTTGTTGTGAGTATATTCATAGCTGGTGCTTTTCTTGGAAGTGCATGCTCTGCCTCAATAATTGATAAACTTGGGTGCCGCCGGACCTTTCAACTTGTTACCATCCCTTTGATTCTTGGCGCGTTAATAAG TGCACAAGCTCATTCCTTGTATGAAGTCCTCTGGGGGAGATTTCTTGTTGGCCTTGGGATAGGTGTAAACACGGTTCTCGTTCCAATTTATATCTCAGAG GTAGCTCCAACGAAATATCGGGGTTCACTTGGCAGTATATGTCAAGTTGGAACGTGCTTTGGTATTATTTCATCACTATTTCTGGGCCTTCCCTCTGAAAATGATCCACATTG GTGGAGGACACTGCTTTACTTTGCAAGTATCCCTGGATTTGTTCTTGTATTTGGTATGCAGTTTGCTGTTGATAGTCCCCGCTGGCTATGTAAA GTTGGGAGAAAGGATGAAGCTAAAATCGTTATCCAGAACCTTTGGGGAGAATCTGAAGTGGAAAGAGCAATTAGTGATTTTGAAGCAGTTATTAAAGATGATGATGTGAACAGCAATTGGTTGGAACTCTTAGAAGAGCCACATTCTAGAG TTGCGGTTATTGGAGCTTCTCTTTTTGTACTTCAACAGTTTTCTGGTATAAACGGAGTTCTTTACTTTTCATCATTGACCTTTCAAGATGTTGGAATTTCAAGTAGCGCTTCTGCAAGCTTACTGGTTGGAATTACCAATTTTATAG GATCCATGCTTGTTTCTTACTTAGTTGATAAGCAAGGGAGACAGAAGCTCTTGGTTGGAAGCTATGGAGGAATG GCTGTTTCTATGTTCCTAGTGGCCACTGCAATCACTTTTCCAGTTGAAGAACAACTTGGTCACAATTTATCAATACTGGGAACTCTTTT GTATATATTCTCCTTTGCATTAGGAGCAGGCCCAATTACTGGTCTGATCATACCAGAGCTTAGCAGCAACAGAACACGTGGGAAGGTTATGGGATTTAGTTTTTCTGTTCATTGG atttgtaattttttggtgGGTCTATTTTTTCTGGATCTGGTGGAGAAATTTGGTGTTGCTCCCGTGTATGCTACTTTTGGTGGAGTTTCCTTGTTGGCAGCAATATTTGCAAGTTATTTCATAGTGGAAACGAAAGGCCGCTCCCTTGAAGAAATTGAAATGTCCTTAAACCCCAACTTTGCTGCTAGAGATGATGAGTAA
- the LOC115700695 gene encoding probable plastidic glucose transporter 1 isoform X3, whose protein sequence is MPPPVAALLYHPVGPVPTRTGPTSQQDRNHFLISLRETGAVHFRTRFPLRFGHLTVSAEKKQFPELRTRKSDSEIFSVEKDDGENSGSEVGWLPSFPHVLVASMSNFLFGYHIGVMNGPIVSVARELGFEGNTILEGLVVSIFIAGAFLGSACSASIIDKLGCRRTFQLVTIPLILGALISAQAHSLYEVLWGRFLVGLGIGVNTVLVPIYISEVAPTKYRGSLGSICQVGTCFGIISSLFLGLPSENDPHWWRTLLYFASIPGFVLVFGMQFAVDSPRWLCKVGRKDEAKIVIQNLWGESEVERAISDFEAVIKDDDVNSNWLELLEEPHSRVAVIGASLFVLQQFSGINGVLYFSSLTFQDVGISSSASASLLVGITNFIGSMLVSYLVDKQGRQKLLVGSYGGMAVSMFLVATAITFPVEEQLGHNLSILGTLLYIFSFALGAGPITGLIIPELSSNRTRGKVMGFSFSVHWICNFLVGLFFLDLVEKFGVAPVYATFGGVSLLAAIFASYFIVETKGRSLEEIEMSLNPNFAARDDE, encoded by the exons ATGCCGCCACCAGTAGCTGCGCTTCTTTACCACCCCGTCGGTCCGGTACCGACCAGAACCGGTCCGACATCTCAACAGGACCGGAATCATTTCCTTATCTCTCTTCGAGAAACTGGCGCTGTTCATTTCCGGACCCGGTTTCCTTTACGGTTCGGCCACCTTACAGTCTCCGCCGAGAAGAAGCAGTTTCCCGAGTTACGGACTCGGAAATCAG ATAGTGAAATTTTTTCAGTCGAAAAAGATGATGGAGAAAATTCAGGATCAGAGGTGGGATGGTTACCTTCTTTTCCTCACGTGTTGGTTGCTTCCATGTCCAATTTTCTCTTTGGTTATCACATTGG aGTGATGAACGGCCCCATTGTTTCTGTTGCGAGAGAACTTGGTTTTGAAGGGAACACAATTCTGGAAGGACTTGTTGTGAGTATATTCATAGCTGGTGCTTTTCTTGGAAGTGCATGCTCTGCCTCAATAATTGATAAACTTGGGTGCCGCCGGACCTTTCAACTTGTTACCATCCCTTTGATTCTTGGCGCGTTAATAAG TGCACAAGCTCATTCCTTGTATGAAGTCCTCTGGGGGAGATTTCTTGTTGGCCTTGGGATAGGTGTAAACACGGTTCTCGTTCCAATTTATATCTCAGAG GTAGCTCCAACGAAATATCGGGGTTCACTTGGCAGTATATGTCAAGTTGGAACGTGCTTTGGTATTATTTCATCACTATTTCTGGGCCTTCCCTCTGAAAATGATCCACATTG GTGGAGGACACTGCTTTACTTTGCAAGTATCCCTGGATTTGTTCTTGTATTTGGTATGCAGTTTGCTGTTGATAGTCCCCGCTGGCTATGTAAA GTTGGGAGAAAGGATGAAGCTAAAATCGTTATCCAGAACCTTTGGGGAGAATCTGAAGTGGAAAGAGCAATTAGTGATTTTGAAGCAGTTATTAAAGATGATGATGTGAACAGCAATTGGTTGGAACTCTTAGAAGAGCCACATTCTAGAG TTGCGGTTATTGGAGCTTCTCTTTTTGTACTTCAACAGTTTTCTGGTATAAACGGAGTTCTTTACTTTTCATCATTGACCTTTCAAGATGTTGGAATTTCAAGTAGCGCTTCTGCAAGCTTACTGGTTGGAATTACCAATTTTATAG GATCCATGCTTGTTTCTTACTTAGTTGATAAGCAAGGGAGACAGAAGCTCTTGGTTGGAAGCTATGGAGGAATG GCTGTTTCTATGTTCCTAGTGGCCACTGCAATCACTTTTCCAGTTGAAGAACAACTTGGTCACAATTTATCAATACTGGGAACTCTTTT GTATATATTCTCCTTTGCATTAGGAGCAGGCCCAATTACTGGTCTGATCATACCAGAGCTTAGCAGCAACAGAACACGTGGGAAGGTTATGGGATTTAGTTTTTCTGTTCATTGG atttgtaattttttggtgGGTCTATTTTTTCTGGATCTGGTGGAGAAATTTGGTGTTGCTCCCGTGTATGCTACTTTTGGTGGAGTTTCCTTGTTGGCAGCAATATTTGCAAGTTATTTCATAGTGGAAACGAAAGGCCGCTCCCTTGAAGAAATTGAAATGTCCTTAAACCCCAACTTTGCTGCTAGAGATGATGAGTAA
- the LOC115699646 gene encoding endoglucanase 11 — translation MVKEEEKKKKNQYLHNSTKVSKFSSNPIFLSQCSLVLFLFQAFILAKVEAFNYGDALTKSLLYFESQRSGRLPYNQRVTWRDHSGLTDGLEQGVDLVGGYYDAGDHVKFGLPMAFTVTMLSWSVIEFRQEIAAGGELRHAMEAIKWGTDYFIKAHTSPNVLWAEVGDGDTDHYCWQRPEDMTTSRQAYKIDENNPGSDLAGETAAAMAAASIVFKSTNPHYSHLLLQHAQQLFEFGDKYRGKYDGSVGVVKNYYASVSGYMDELLWAALWLYKATDNEVYLNYVIDKAHFFGGTGWAISEFSWDVKYAGLQLLATKLLMEEKHRDHQSRTILEQYRSKAEYYICSSLNKNNASNNVERTPGGLLYIRQWNNMQYVSTASFLLTIYSDLLKTSGGGQQLSCHAGMVGPDEIFSFAKSQVDYILGSNPMNMSYLVGFGPKYPQRVHHRGASIVSFRESKGFIGCTQGYDYWYGREEPNPNVLVGALVGGPDSQDNFGDERKNYMQTEACTYNTAPLVGVFAKLSQSEDQKLATHQSLDLIASY, via the exons ATGGTGAAGgaggaagagaagaagaagaagaaccagTACCTTCACAATTCTACCAAAGTTTCAAAATTTTCATCAAATCCCATTTTCCTATCACAATGTAGTCTTGTACTATTTCTTTTTCAAGCCTTCATTTTGGCCAAAGTGGAAGCTTTCAACTATGGTGATGCCCTCACAAAAAGCCTCCTCTACTTCGAGTCACAAAGGTCCGGTCGCTTACCGTACAATCAAAGGGTCACTTGGCGAGACCATTCGGGCCTAACCGACGGTCTGGAACAAGGA GTAGATTTGGTAGGAGGATATTATGATGCCGGAGACCACGTAAAGTTTGGTCTTCCGATGGCTTTTACGGTTACAATGCTCTCTTGGAGTGTCATCGAATTCCGGCAAGAGATCGCCGCCGGTGGCGAGCTCCGGCACGCCATGGAAGCCATCAAGTGGGGTACTGATTACTTCATCAAAGCTCACACTAGCCCAAATGTGTTGTGGGCAGAG gtAGGAGACGGAGACACTGACCACTACTGTTGGCAACGCCCGGAGGACATGACAACATCTCGGCAAGCTTACAAGATCGACGAGAACAATCCCGGGTCGGATCTCGCCGGAGAAACGGCTGCAGCCATGGCTGCTGCTTCCATAGTTTTTAAGTCCACAAACCCACATTACTCTCACCTACTTTTACAGCATGCCCAACag TTATTTGAATTTGGAGACAAGTACAGGGGAAAGTATGATGGTAGTGTGGGAGTAGTGAAGAATTACTATGCGTCGGTGAGTGGATATATGGATGAATTGTTATGGGCAGCTCTGTGGCTATACAAGGCCACCGACAATGAAGTGTACTTGAATTATGTTATTGACAAGGCTCATTTCTTTGGGGGTACTGGTTGGGCCATATCTGAGTTCAGCTGGGATGTTAAGTATGCTGGCCTTCAATTACTAGCCACCAAG TTATTAATGGAAGAAAAACACAGAGATCATCAGAGTCGAACAATTCTAGAGCAATATCGATCAAAAGCAGAATACTACATTTGCTCAAGCCTAAACAAGAACAATGCGAGCAACAACGTAGAACGAACCCCGGGTGGCTTACTCTATATCCGCCAATGGAACAATATGCAGTACGTCTCAACGGCGTCGTTTCTTCTCACAATCTACTCTGACCTTCTCAAGACCTCAGGTGGTGGTCAACAGCTCAGCTGCCACGCTGGAATGGTGGGCCCCGATGAAATCTTCAGCTTCGCTAAATCACAAGTGGACTACATTTTGGGCTCAAACCCAATGAACATGAGCTATCTAGTGGGCTTTGGCCCAAAATACCCACAAAGGGTTCACCATAGAGGGGCTTCGATTGTGTCGTTTAGGGAGAGCAAAGGGTTCATTGGGTGTACCCAAGGCTATGACTACTGGTACGGACGAGAGGAGCCCAACCCGAATGTGCTGGTCGGGGCCTTAGTTGGAGGACCCGATTCACAGGACAATTTTGGTGATGAAAGGAAAAATTATATGCAAACTGAGGCCTGTACTTACAATACGGCACCATTAGTAGGAGTTTTTGCCAAGTTGTCACAATCAGAGGACCAAAAATTGGCTACTCATCAAAGTTTGGATTTGATTGCTTCTTATTAA